From one Lycium ferocissimum isolate CSIRO_LF1 chromosome 7, AGI_CSIRO_Lferr_CH_V1, whole genome shotgun sequence genomic stretch:
- the LOC132063883 gene encoding probable receptor-like protein kinase At5g24010: MATLSSTLTLFFTFTILFFTLINASFSPLNHYLINCGSHESTTVDFDHRHFTGDSTTSFLSSTGTVSLADANPNTKISPIYHTARVFTRPSKYRFVIKNPGNHLVRLHFRRLSGDFDFGNAKFHVLANGFVLFNSLSVDMGLGFEVIKDYVIGVDSDVLVITFVPSEKEKFAFVNAIEVISAPNDLIADVAQYVSFDKNEQINGLLKNGYETMYRINVGGWKVTPLNDSLWRTWVTDDEYLKSNDGLSKVHFGGRIHYLKGGASREVGPDHVYNSARVIRSLGNSIPELNMTWTFPVIGGYKYLVRMHFCDIASVARGMLVFNVYVNNNLAYGNLDLTEMTNRMLASPFYADFVVDGDSSGVLTLSVGPSNISLTRAVDAILNGVEIMKINNSVGSFDGEICAHAVLKSWKRGNGNVVYPMLAAFFLLMIAFVIMHRRRTGVTESVAWWRLPTEIPEVNLKYGNQLSSNKL, from the coding sequence ATGGCTACTCTCTCATCCACCTTAACTCTCTTCTTCACCTTCACAATCCTCTTCTTCACTCTCATTAACGCTTCCTTTTCTCCCCTAAATCACTACCTCATTAACTGTGGGTCCCATGAATCCACCACCGTTGACTTTGACCACCGCCACTTCACCGGTGACTCAACGACGTCGTTTCTCTCCTCAACTGGAACAGTTTCACTTGCTGATGCAAACCCAAACACTAAAATTTCACCAATCTACCACACGGCGCGTGTCTTCACGCGCCCCTCTAAGTACAGGTTTGTAATCAAGAACCCTGGTAATCACTTGGTGCGTCTTCATTTTAGGAGATTAAGTGGTGATTTTGATTTTGGAAATGCTAAATTTCATGTCTTGGCTAATGGGTTTGTGTTGTTTAATAGTTTGAGTGTGGATATGGGGTTGGGTTTTGAGGTAATTAAGGATTATGTGATTGGGGTTGATTCTGATGTTCTTGTTATAACGTTTGTGCCGAGTGAGAAAGAGAAATTTGCGTTTGTTAATGCGATTGAGGTTATTTCTGCCCCTAATGATTTGATTGCTGATGTTGCTCAGTATGTTAGTTTTGATAAGAATGAGCAAATTAATGGATTGTTGAAGAATGGATATGAAACTATGTATAGGATTAATGTTGGTGGTTGGAAAGTTACACCTCTTAATGATTCGTTATGGAGAACTTGGGTTACTGATGATGAGTATCTTAAGTCTAATGATGGGTTGTCGAAGGTTCACTTTGGTGGCCGTATACACTATTTAAAGGGCGGGGCAAGTAGAGAGGTTGGTCCTGATCATGTTTATAATTCTGCTCGAGTTATTAGGAGTTTGGGTAATTCAATCCCTGAGTTGAATATGACATGGACATTTCCGGTGATTGGAGGGTATAAGTACTTGGTTAGGATGCACTTCTGTGATATAGCTAGTGTTGCGCGTGGTATGCTAGTTTTCAATGTTTATGTGAACAACAATTTGGCCTACGGAAACTTGGACCTTACTGAAATGACAAATAGGATGCTGGCTTCCCCTTTCTATGCTGATTTTGTCGTTGATGGAGATAGTTCTGGTGTTTTGACTTTGAGTGTTGGGCCTTCGAATATAAGTCTTACACGTGCTGTAGATGCCATTCTTAATGGGGTTGAGATCATGAAGATTAATAATTCTGTGGGTAGTTTTGATGGTGAGATCTGTGCACATGCTGTCTTGAAGAGTTGGAAGAGGGGAAATGGTAACGTCGTATATCCTATGCTAGCTGCCTTCTTCTTGCTGATGATAGCGTTTGTGATTATGCATCGGAGAAGAACTGGGGTTACGGAGTCTGTGGCATGGTGGAGGTTACCCACGGAAATTCCTGAAGTTAATCTGAAATATGGCAACCAACTGTCATCTAATAAGCTGTGA